One Rubripirellula reticaptiva genomic region harbors:
- a CDS encoding DUF3466 family protein: MTLHSIIGVACLMLLTAAADHVQAAYVVTDLGTLGGTSSYGYGINNSGQVTGAANTTGDAAQHASLYNGTSMQDLGTLGGTSSYGYGINNSGQVTGAYTTGNLVYHAFLYDGTTMQDLGTLGGTYSDGRGINNSGHVTGVADTTGNAASRAFLYNGTTMQDLGTLGGTYSDGRGINNSGQVTGGAHTTGNAAQHAFLYNGTSMQDLGTLGGTNSLGNGINNSGQVTGAAYTTGDAAQHAFLYNGTTMQDLGTLGGTFSYGHGINDSGQVVGLASTTGDAAYHAFLFDGTSMLNLNALIPVASGWTLTSAQAINNNGQITGYGELNGQQRAFLMTPTVAVPEPSLLANFGFGAIVVAASSYRRRKKQAS, from the coding sequence ATGACACTTCACTCAATAATCGGCGTTGCCTGCTTGATGCTGCTAACTGCAGCGGCGGATCATGTGCAGGCAGCCTATGTAGTCACTGACCTGGGGACACTCGGCGGAACTTCTAGCTACGGCTATGGAATCAACAATTCGGGACAGGTCACGGGGGCCGCGAATACGACAGGCGATGCTGCGCAGCATGCCAGTCTGTACAACGGCACATCGATGCAGGACCTGGGGACACTCGGCGGAACTTCTAGCTACGGCTACGGAATCAACAACTCGGGACAGGTCACGGGCGCGTATACGACAGGCAATCTTGTGTATCATGCCTTTCTGTACGATGGCACAACGATGCAGGACCTGGGGACGCTCGGCGGAACATACAGCGATGGCAGGGGCATCAACAACTCGGGGCACGTCACGGGGGTCGCGGATACGACAGGCAATGCTGCGTCTCGCGCCTTTCTGTACAACGGCACGACGATGCAGGATCTGGGGACGCTCGGCGGAACTTATAGCGATGGCAGGGGGATCAACAACTCAGGGCAGGTCACGGGTGGCGCGCATACGACAGGTAATGCTGCGCAACACGCCTTTCTATACAACGGCACATCAATGCAGGACCTGGGGACGCTCGGCGGAACGAATAGTCTTGGCAATGGAATTAACAATTCGGGACAGGTCACGGGTGCCGCGTATACGACAGGCGATGCTGCGCAGCACGCCTTTCTGTACAACGGCACGACGATGCAGGATCTGGGGACGCTCGGCGGAACTTTTAGCTATGGCCATGGAATTAACGACTCGGGACAGGTCGTGGGGCTCGCGAGTACGACAGGCGATGCTGCGTATCACGCCTTCCTCTTCGACGGCACGTCGATGCTGAACCTAAACGCTCTCATCCCCGTCGCTTCGGGCTGGACGTTGACCTCAGCTCAGGCGATCAATAACAACGGCCAGATCACTGGGTATGGCGAACTCAACGGACAACAGAGAGCGTTTTTGATGACGCCGACAGTTGCGGTACCCGAGCCCTCCTTGCTCGCGAACTTCGGCTTCGGTGCCATCGTTGTCGCTGCCAGCAGCTACCGCCGACGAAAGAAGCAGGCGTCGTAG
- a CDS encoding HU family DNA-binding protein codes for MTKKDIVRTISEEVGLTQQQTKEIVQKTFDAIIESLVREQRIELRNFGVFEVKPRAARKARNPRTGEQVDVPRKHVVTFKPGKHMEAKVRELDEAEIRRIIDTQSEPASTPTKNTPDDPTLPGGNAAPSGRWDND; via the coding sequence GTGACCAAAAAAGACATCGTGCGAACGATCTCGGAAGAGGTTGGGCTGACTCAGCAACAGACGAAAGAAATTGTTCAGAAGACCTTTGACGCGATTATCGAGTCCTTGGTACGAGAACAACGGATCGAGCTGCGGAATTTCGGCGTTTTCGAGGTCAAACCTCGTGCCGCTCGAAAGGCTCGCAACCCGCGGACCGGGGAACAGGTCGATGTGCCGCGAAAGCACGTCGTCACCTTCAAACCGGGTAAGCACATGGAAGCAAAGGTGCGAGAGTTGGACGAGGCGGAGATTCGCCGGATCATAGACACTCAATCCGAACCTGCTTCAACACCAACGAAAAACACTCCCGACGACCCCACTCTGCCCGGCGGAAACGCTGCCCCGAGCGGTCGGTGGGACAACGACTGA
- a CDS encoding zinc ribbon domain-containing protein, with protein MPLALQCPRCHGSVSVADDAAGKRVTCPHCEKPFLAPGLAASENDDDDWLKLDDDPVAAKPVTAKPVAAKPVATKPAAASSETANSNTPGMSAKPASKSNNGGSLPFDDVDFDAVDLGDLKLPEQFNASAKPAVSNSKFSPDDEALLAEFTSELDDFTAEVESIPKPIVATSTKAAGAAGGKPAELAAPTHQNEYRVHCNICSSVTHAKASQAGKTIKCPDCHSAIVVPPPPKIQKKVEINMDEAASFQFEESQIADRRPDPYTKSATALLDEAAREETVSGPHKYEDQPDLVQWLKDVFGVFTDSGVVMHWIVLSVLASVPAFFILSTDISILRLALIVGGFIMGGMVVGCGFAIMQSVANQEDHVSEWPTFDPFGWLGTLFVAFAAAGVAFIPVWMACSFVFGQNLISVAITMFSVYTLFPFVLLSMLDMGSPLVPFSAEVARSVTKCQESWGGFYFSSGLLFVCLFLLLAALSTMSPPVGAVIAIVAVIGIAFTYFAMIGRLAYSIGQAVNDPPMKNDIDRSRKTDAI; from the coding sequence ATGCCGCTTGCCCTTCAATGTCCCCGGTGCCACGGATCGGTTTCAGTTGCCGACGATGCGGCTGGGAAGCGAGTGACATGTCCCCACTGCGAGAAGCCATTCTTGGCACCCGGATTGGCAGCGTCAGAAAATGATGATGACGATTGGCTAAAACTGGACGACGATCCCGTCGCGGCGAAGCCAGTCACAGCTAAGCCGGTTGCAGCGAAGCCGGTCGCGACGAAGCCTGCGGCTGCGAGTTCTGAAACCGCGAATTCAAACACGCCTGGGATGTCGGCGAAGCCCGCATCGAAATCAAACAATGGTGGATCATTGCCGTTTGATGATGTTGACTTCGATGCCGTCGACCTGGGCGACTTGAAATTGCCGGAACAGTTCAATGCCTCCGCCAAGCCGGCGGTGTCGAATTCGAAATTCAGTCCCGATGACGAAGCGTTGCTGGCTGAATTTACGAGCGAGCTGGATGACTTTACCGCCGAAGTCGAATCGATTCCCAAGCCAATCGTTGCGACATCGACGAAAGCGGCCGGTGCGGCAGGCGGTAAGCCCGCTGAGTTGGCTGCACCGACTCACCAAAACGAATACCGCGTCCACTGCAACATCTGCAGTTCGGTGACGCATGCCAAAGCGAGTCAGGCGGGCAAGACAATCAAGTGCCCCGATTGCCACTCGGCTATCGTCGTTCCGCCACCACCGAAGATTCAAAAGAAGGTGGAAATCAACATGGACGAAGCGGCGTCGTTCCAGTTTGAAGAGAGCCAGATTGCCGATCGTCGTCCCGATCCGTACACAAAATCAGCGACTGCACTGTTGGACGAAGCGGCGCGCGAAGAAACCGTAAGCGGCCCGCACAAGTATGAAGACCAGCCTGACTTGGTGCAGTGGTTGAAGGACGTGTTTGGTGTCTTTACGGATTCGGGCGTCGTGATGCACTGGATCGTTTTGTCAGTGTTAGCTTCGGTGCCAGCGTTCTTTATCTTGTCGACCGACATCTCGATCTTGCGGCTCGCGTTGATCGTTGGCGGATTTATCATGGGCGGGATGGTCGTCGGATGCGGCTTTGCAATCATGCAATCGGTCGCCAACCAAGAAGACCATGTCAGCGAATGGCCAACGTTCGATCCGTTCGGATGGCTGGGCACGTTGTTCGTCGCGTTCGCGGCAGCCGGCGTCGCTTTCATTCCAGTTTGGATGGCGTGTTCATTTGTGTTTGGCCAAAACTTGATCAGCGTCGCGATCACAATGTTTTCGGTCTACACGTTGTTTCCGTTTGTGTTGCTTTCGATGCTGGACATGGGCAGTCCCTTAGTGCCGTTTTCGGCCGAGGTCGCGCGCAGCGTTACCAAGTGCCAAGAATCTTGGGGCGGTTTCTATTTCAGCAGCGGCTTGTTGTTCGTTTGTCTGTTCCTGTTGCTGGCCGCACTGAGCACCATGTCGCCGCCTGTCGGTGCCGTGATTGCGATTGTTGCGGTGATCGGAATCGCGTTCACGTACTTTGCCATGATCGGACGTCTGGCCTATTCGATCGGCCAAGCGGTCAACGATCCGCCGATGAAAAACGACATCGATCGAAGCCGTAAAACAGACGCGATCTGA
- a CDS encoding vitamin B12-dependent ribonucleotide reductase — MATVLSARDQSQNANENLSGDPAIEKVNSEHGVEYAQARFGTLQRTGQHGLKIDTVFCPENGQSPFESTQWELRSAAIKDESGKALFEQTDCEIPAAWSQLATNVVVSKYFYGDPSNDGEREKSVRQLIHRVTRTITDWGLADGYFDTPEDGDRFYRELTWLCLHQHGAFNSPVWFNVGLHAQYGVSGSKCNWRWNAAQGCVDQPDNSYEYPQGSACFIQSVDDNMEDIMRLAFSEAMLFKFGSGTGTDLSTIRSQRERMSGGGTPSGPLSFMKVYDSIAGVVKSGGKTRRAAKMQSLKVWHPDVLEFIECKWNEEQKAHALIREGYESNFNGEAYSSVCFQNANLSVRLTDDYMDAVRAGQSFQTRWISDKAKGTPPSYDAKELLNKMAECAWNCGDPGVQYDTTINKWHTCPNSGAINASNPCSEYMFLDDTACNLSSINLMKFMSADGSFHTERFRAASRLFFIAQEILVDHASYPTEPIARNSHRYRPLGLGYSNLGSVVMTSGLAYDSDAARGVCGSLTALLHGEANRTSAELASVVGPFDGYYDNQVPMNNVMRMHREACDHINDDGPAELKAAAQKLWDDVLEIGQKFGFRNAQATVLAPTGTISFMMDCDTTGIEPDIALVKYKQLAGGGMLKIVNRTVRLALENLGYTADQVEVILAFIDTNDTIEGAPELAPEHLSVFDCAFQPANGIRSIRWQAHITMMAAAQPFLSGAISKTVNMPNDVTPEDIASAYFWGWELGLKAIAIYRDGSKQSQPLNTQSEEGKAAGEAAKVVTETVEKIVYKPRRERLPDTRQSVTHKFTIAGHEGYLCVGLYPDGRPGEIFITMAKEGSTIGGIMDSFGTALSIALQYGVPLEVLVNKFSHTRFEPMGHTSNKDIRIAKSVVDYIARWLGLTFMSGYDNMPAREGTNGGNDAVANAAVNTSSVMEGLREDAGAAVALAERATLMAAMGESAPSGSSLGGSSLGGSGLVNGNGHSASPTNGHADSHAKTDAAGGNQGDQFASFQIDAPSCDNCGSITVRNGNCYLCHNCGNSMGCS; from the coding sequence ATGGCTACGGTCCTGTCTGCACGCGATCAGTCTCAGAACGCCAACGAAAACCTTTCGGGTGATCCGGCAATTGAAAAAGTGAACTCGGAACATGGCGTCGAGTACGCGCAAGCTCGTTTCGGAACCTTGCAGCGAACCGGCCAGCATGGATTGAAGATCGACACGGTCTTTTGTCCCGAGAACGGCCAATCACCATTCGAATCGACTCAGTGGGAACTGCGTAGTGCGGCGATCAAAGACGAGAGCGGGAAGGCTCTGTTCGAGCAAACCGATTGCGAGATCCCGGCTGCGTGGAGCCAATTGGCCACCAACGTCGTCGTCTCGAAGTACTTCTACGGCGACCCCAGCAACGATGGCGAACGCGAAAAGAGTGTTCGGCAGTTGATCCACCGCGTGACTCGTACGATCACGGACTGGGGGTTGGCCGACGGCTACTTTGATACCCCCGAAGACGGCGACCGGTTCTATCGCGAACTGACTTGGTTGTGCTTGCACCAGCACGGTGCTTTCAACAGTCCGGTCTGGTTCAACGTCGGTCTGCATGCCCAGTACGGTGTGTCCGGATCGAAATGCAACTGGCGCTGGAACGCGGCCCAAGGCTGTGTCGATCAACCGGATAACTCTTATGAGTACCCGCAAGGTTCAGCATGTTTCATCCAAAGCGTCGATGACAACATGGAAGACATCATGCGGCTGGCTTTCAGCGAAGCGATGTTGTTCAAGTTCGGCAGCGGCACCGGCACTGACTTGTCGACCATTCGGTCCCAGCGCGAACGCATGTCGGGCGGCGGTACACCGTCGGGCCCGCTTTCGTTCATGAAGGTTTACGACTCGATCGCAGGCGTCGTGAAGAGCGGCGGCAAGACTCGTCGCGCCGCCAAGATGCAATCGTTGAAGGTCTGGCACCCAGATGTGTTGGAGTTCATCGAGTGTAAGTGGAATGAAGAACAAAAGGCTCACGCACTGATCCGTGAAGGTTACGAATCGAACTTCAACGGCGAAGCTTACAGCAGCGTTTGTTTCCAAAACGCAAACCTGTCGGTGCGATTGACTGACGATTACATGGACGCCGTTCGCGCAGGCCAATCGTTCCAGACTCGTTGGATTTCCGACAAGGCCAAGGGAACGCCGCCGTCGTACGACGCCAAAGAATTGTTGAACAAGATGGCCGAGTGCGCATGGAACTGTGGCGACCCGGGTGTTCAGTACGACACGACGATCAACAAGTGGCACACTTGCCCCAACAGCGGTGCGATCAACGCGTCGAATCCGTGCAGCGAGTACATGTTCTTGGACGACACGGCGTGCAACTTGTCCAGCATCAATTTGATGAAGTTCATGTCGGCGGATGGTTCGTTCCACACCGAACGTTTCCGTGCGGCCAGCCGTTTGTTCTTCATCGCGCAAGAGATTTTGGTCGATCACGCCAGCTATCCGACCGAGCCAATCGCACGAAACAGCCACCGCTATCGTCCACTCGGCCTAGGTTATTCGAATCTTGGCAGTGTCGTGATGACCAGCGGGTTGGCTTACGATTCTGATGCGGCTCGTGGCGTCTGCGGTTCGCTGACGGCTCTGTTGCACGGCGAAGCAAACCGTACCAGTGCCGAGCTTGCGTCGGTGGTTGGTCCGTTTGATGGTTACTACGACAACCAAGTGCCAATGAACAACGTGATGCGGATGCACCGCGAGGCGTGCGACCATATCAACGACGATGGTCCTGCCGAGCTAAAGGCCGCGGCTCAGAAGCTTTGGGACGACGTGCTGGAAATTGGCCAGAAGTTCGGTTTCCGAAATGCCCAAGCGACCGTTCTGGCACCGACCGGAACGATCAGCTTCATGATGGATTGCGACACGACCGGGATCGAGCCAGACATCGCCTTGGTCAAGTACAAGCAGCTCGCCGGCGGTGGAATGCTGAAGATCGTGAACCGGACCGTTCGATTGGCGCTCGAGAATCTTGGCTACACGGCTGACCAAGTCGAGGTCATCTTGGCGTTCATCGACACGAACGACACGATCGAAGGCGCACCGGAACTTGCACCAGAGCATTTGTCGGTGTTTGATTGTGCGTTCCAACCGGCCAACGGGATTCGCAGCATTCGCTGGCAAGCACACATCACGATGATGGCGGCGGCTCAGCCATTCTTGTCGGGTGCGATCAGCAAGACCGTCAACATGCCGAACGACGTGACGCCGGAAGACATCGCCAGTGCGTACTTCTGGGGTTGGGAACTGGGATTGAAGGCGATCGCGATTTACCGCGACGGCAGCAAGCAATCGCAACCGCTCAACACGCAAAGCGAAGAAGGCAAGGCCGCTGGCGAAGCCGCCAAGGTCGTTACCGAAACGGTCGAGAAGATCGTCTATAAGCCGCGCCGCGAACGGTTGCCTGACACCCGCCAAAGCGTGACTCACAAGTTCACGATCGCTGGTCATGAAGGTTACCTGTGCGTCGGTCTGTATCCGGACGGGCGTCCGGGTGAGATCTTCATCACGATGGCCAAAGAAGGATCAACGATCGGCGGCATCATGGACAGCTTCGGCACCGCGCTTTCGATCGCGTTGCAGTACGGCGTGCCGCTTGAAGTGTTGGTCAACAAGTTCAGTCACACCCGATTCGAACCCATGGGCCACACGTCAAACAAAGACATCCGCATCGCCAAGAGCGTGGTCGATTATATCGCTCGCTGGTTGGGCCTGACTTTCATGAGCGGCTATGACAACATGCCTGCTCGCGAAGGCACCAACGGCGGTAATGACGCGGTCGCTAACGCAGCGGTCAACACCAGCTCGGTGATGGAAGGGCTTCGCGAAGACGCCGGTGCGGCCGTCGCACTTGCCGAACGGGCAACCTTGATGGCTGCGATGGGCGAATCGGCCCCAAGCGGATCGTCACTGGGCGGATCGTCACTGGGCGGATCCGGTTTGGTCAACGGAAATGGGCATTCAGCGAGCCCAACGAACGGTCATGCCGATAGCCACGCGAAAACCGACGCAGCGGGTGGCAATCAGGGCGACCAGTTCGCAAGTTTCCAGATTGACGCGCCGAGCTGTGACAATTGCGGCAGCATCACCGTGCGAAACGGCAACTGCTATCTTTGTCACAACTGTGGTAACAGCATGGGTTGTAGCTAG
- a CDS encoding DUF4272 domain-containing protein: MIVNAYSTLCELTEIDFAHQDSEHRDRTDSSLVPHLGEMMGVACNRGAREMSSTLYAVMRHLERTRHHFRFEVNHNDMDDLAVWGWKSNSIFTFSDRSFRDPAGRILVHDETGEAEGNATIPYPIDAIERMADTRQALAAMHIPTSPDLPPVVGAGEVTMRDDETIGWRTLALFIVAVRAESLAAGKPITAAQLKMKSPMAFEALSPAEREFIETENPDPQLVVNFAWRYEALYLLQWALGLHSELSFANEICDVPHVAETMVSRPDREIVTSARLRPTNQILDALDTNTRLLWAARAAAMGTEKDQAGLDGGVLSERQHALNWLTQFSGAAWDEVDTPT; the protein is encoded by the coding sequence ATGATCGTTAACGCCTACAGCACGCTTTGCGAATTGACCGAAATCGATTTCGCTCACCAGGATTCCGAGCATCGCGACCGCACCGATTCGAGCCTCGTCCCGCATTTGGGCGAAATGATGGGCGTGGCCTGCAACCGAGGTGCACGAGAAATGTCTTCGACGCTGTACGCAGTGATGCGGCATCTGGAACGAACTCGTCACCATTTCCGGTTCGAAGTCAATCACAACGACATGGACGATTTGGCGGTCTGGGGCTGGAAATCGAATTCCATTTTCACCTTTTCCGACCGCTCCTTCCGTGACCCGGCCGGCCGAATTCTGGTTCATGACGAAACCGGCGAAGCCGAAGGCAACGCAACGATTCCGTACCCGATCGATGCGATCGAGCGAATGGCAGACACTCGACAAGCCTTGGCGGCGATGCATATTCCAACATCGCCCGATCTGCCGCCGGTGGTCGGAGCAGGCGAAGTCACGATGCGCGACGACGAAACGATCGGCTGGCGAACGCTGGCACTGTTTATCGTCGCGGTGCGTGCCGAGTCACTGGCTGCGGGTAAACCGATCACCGCGGCGCAGCTGAAAATGAAGTCACCGATGGCATTCGAAGCCCTTTCGCCTGCCGAACGCGAATTCATCGAAACCGAAAACCCTGATCCTCAGTTGGTCGTCAACTTTGCCTGGCGGTACGAAGCGTTGTACCTGCTGCAGTGGGCGCTGGGGCTACACAGCGAGCTTTCCTTTGCCAATGAGATTTGTGATGTTCCGCACGTTGCCGAAACCATGGTTTCTCGGCCCGACCGGGAAATCGTCACGTCGGCCAGACTGAGACCAACGAACCAGATCCTCGACGCGCTCGATACCAACACACGCCTGCTGTGGGCGGCCCGGGCTGCGGCAATGGGCACCGAAAAGGACCAAGCAGGTCTCGACGGCGGCGTGCTGAGCGAGCGGCAGCATGCCCTCAACTGGCTGACCCAGTTCAGCGGCGCTGCCTGGGATGAAGTCGACACACCGACCTAA